In a genomic window of Rhododendron vialii isolate Sample 1 chromosome 12a, ASM3025357v1:
- the LOC131311095 gene encoding probable disease resistance protein At5g43730 isoform X2, whose translation MADVAAASIPPAWEIGKCLWDPIARRINYARQLTNNWEALSKKASELRSKKDDIDTEIERFRLQRTPTQECDNWRNEVAEMENKVTTLQQEFNVEKKCAWGLCPDIFERIKLGKRVVNMITKIDLLIEKKFENGFLIDLPPAKVERRPDPALKLTTSAYDTQDMVLDKLRDERPAKIGIWGMGGVGKTAVLQLLNNYYHDVKTFFDFIIWVTVSKSPTIRNLQNEVGKRLSIEINADESDDRIGRTLFRRLEGKKYLLLLDDVWDEVDLSVVGFPNADQQNGCKVVLTTRKKEVCRKMGTDAEVPVSVLPNEEAWEMFSSGVGHVATLSTIKSYAQDIVTECGGLPLALKVVCGALRKEENVNVWRNFLRKLRSPATSVIEDLNDKVFKVLKVSYDRLKNIEEKKCLLFCGLYPEDSMIEKSRLIGYWRAERIFSGKLTLEQALDEGEAILQALIDASLLEKCDEDDSVKMHDVVRDMVLAITSLQGEEPTHLVRAGISSEMIPQEVEWKNATRISFMNRDLRSLPESPNCPKLLTLLLQGNENLEVIPETFFNNMPSLRVLDLSHTCIKSLPTSISKLDDLRELVLLDCEDLEALPKEITALKELEVLYVGRSKWEISQMGMKSEELIIPLGMICGIPHIEVIELTSRLSDESTEIIAKELSNLVSLSSLAFDFHIVGNLQHFLQNSIPWKERRLTQFVFLSGKCPHQLYEHYRWLLQWSKNDKRLLGYEGGGEEGDSGLPPAIEDVLIRSNGFLLSRQGKLKALSELGTQNTDELRYCQIRECVALETIVNRNGFEMSAFSNLEELFLRDLSNLKSILCLEMEEGQSSPPPPPLNANSFTNLTQLVVSRCPLIEHLFSSGFMLQQMSNLKELSVGNCRGLKGMIPEDEKVFPRVGSHWIMCKYRILLS comes from the exons ATGGCTGACG TTGCTGCAGCTTCCATCCCACCTGCCTGGGAGATTGGGAAGTGCTTATGGGATCCAATTGCTAGGCGCATCAATTACGCCAGACAATTGACGAACAATTGGGAAGCACTTTCCAAGAAAGCATCGGAATTACGTTCCAAGAAAGATGACATTGATACTGAAATTGAAAGATTCCGTCTGCAGAGAACTCCAACCCAGGAATGTGATAATTGGAGAAATGAGGTGGCAGAAATGGAGAATAAGGTTACGACCTTACAACAAGAGTTCAATGTTGAGAAGAAATGTGCTTGGGGATTATGTCCAGACATTTTTGAGCGTATAAAGCTTGGTAAGCGAGTGGTAAATATGATCACTAAGATTGACCTACTCATAgaaaagaagtttgaaaatgGATTTCTCATTGATTTACCACCAGCTAAAGTTGAGAGGAGGCCAGACCCTGCTTTGAAATTGACAACGTCTGCATATGATACACAGGACATGGTACTGGATAAACTTCGAGATGAGAGACCTGCAAAGATTGGTATTTGGGGAATGGGAGGAGTAGGTAAGACAGCTGTCTTGCAACTCTTGAACAATTATTACCATGACGTCAAAACGTTTTTTGATTTTATCATATGGGTAACTGTATCCAAATCCCCGACCATTCGAAATCTACAAAACGAAGTGGGGAAGCGGTTGTCAATAGAAATAAATGCTGACGAGTCTGATGATAGAATTGGACGTACTTTATTTAGGAGACTTGAGGGCAAGAAATACCTTTTGCTTTTAGACGATGTTTGGGATGAGGTGGATTTAAGTGTTGTAGGGTTCCCCAATGCCGATCAACAAAATGGTTGCAAAGTTGTTTTGACAACCCGAAAAAAAGAAGTTTGCCGGAAGATGGGAACTGATGCTGAAGTACCCGTTTCAGTTTTGCCAAACGAAGAAGCATGGGAGATGTTTTCCTCTGGAGTGGGTCACGTTGCAACGCTTTCAACCATCAAGTCATATGCCCAAGATATTGTTACAGAATGTGGTGGCTTGCCACTAGCGTTGAAAGTCGTTTGCGGTGCACTACGGAAAGAGGAAAATGTGAATGTATGGAGgaatttcttaagaaaattaAGGTCACCTGCTACATCAGTCATTGAAGACTTGAATGACAAAGTGTTTAAGGTATTAAAGGTAAGCTATGACCGGTTAAAGAATATTGAGGAAAAGAAATGTCTTTTGTTCTGTGGATTGTATCCAGAAGATTCCATGATTGAAAAATCAAGATTGATAGGATATTGGAGAGCAGAAAGGATTTTTTCAGGTAAACTTACTTTGGAACAGGCACTTGATGAGGGAGAAGCTATATTGCAAGCTCTTATAGATGCGTCTTTGTTGGAGAAATGTGATGAAGATGACTCTGTGAAGATGCACGATGTTGTTCGAGACATGGTATTGGCAATAACTTCCCTGCAAGGAGAGGAACCCACACATCTGGTGCGAGCTGGAATTTCTTCAGAGATGATTCCACAGGAGGTGGAATGGAAAAATGCAACACGAATATCCTTTATGAATCGTGACTTGCGCAGCTTGCCAGAATCACCAAATTGCCCGAAGCTACTGACATTGTTGCTTCAAGGAAACGAAAATTTAGAGGTGATTCCAGAAACTTTCTTTAATAACATGCCCAGCCTCCGAGTGTTGGATCTGTCACACACCTGTATTAAATCGTTGCCAACTTCAATATCTAAATTGGACGATCTTCGAGAACTAGTCCTTTTAGATTGCGAAGATTTGGAGGCTCTCCCCAAAGAGATTACTGCACTCAAGGAGCTGGAAGTCCTTTATGTTGGACGATCTAAATGGGAAATTAGCCAGATGGGGATGAAAAGTGAAGAGTTAATTATTCCTCTTGGGATGATATGTGGGATTCCTCATATTGAAGTAATTGAACTTACAAGTCGATTGAGCGATGAAAGTACAGAAATTATTGCGAAAGAACTGAGCAACTTGGTTTCACTTTCTTCTCTTGCATTTGACTTCCACATAGTAGGTAATCTTCAGCACTTCCTGCAAAATAGCATACCATGGAAAGAGAGAAGACTGACGCAATTCGTTTTCTTATCTGGGAAATGTCCACACCAATTATACGAACATTATCGTTGGTTACTTCAATGGAGTAAGAATGATAAGAGGCTTCTAGGTtatgaaggaggaggagaagaaggggATAGTGGCCTTCCCCCAGCTATAGAGGATGTACTTATCCGTTCAAATGGCTTTCTTTTAAGTAGGCAGGGAAAACTCAAAGCTCTATCAGAATTGGGCACGCAAAACACAGATGAGTTAAGATATTGCCAAATTCGAGAATGTGTTGCACTCGAAACAATAGTCAATAGAAATGGGTTTGAAATGAGCGCTTTTTCTAATTTAGAAGAATTGTTTCTGCGCGACCTATCGAATTTGAAGTCCATTCTTTGTTTGGAGATGGAGGAGGGAcaatcatcaccaccaccaccaccgttaAATGCAAACAGCTTTACCAATCTAACACAATTGGTCGTATCGCGTTGTCCACTAATTGAGCACCTTTTCTCAAGTGGATTCATGCTACAACAAATGTCCAACTTGAAAGAGTTGAGTGTCGGAAATTGTCGGGGACTCAAGGGGATGATTCCAGAGGATGAAAAG GTGTTCCCACGTGTTGGCAGTCACTGGATAATGTGCAAATATCGGATACTCCTAAGCTGA
- the LOC131311095 gene encoding probable disease resistance protein At5g43730 isoform X1, with protein MADVAAASIPPAWEIGKCLWDPIARRINYARQLTNNWEALSKKASELRSKKDDIDTEIERFRLQRTPTQECDNWRNEVAEMENKVTTLQQEFNVEKKCAWGLCPDIFERIKLGKRVVNMITKIDLLIEKKFENGFLIDLPPAKVERRPDPALKLTTSAYDTQDMVLDKLRDERPAKIGIWGMGGVGKTAVLQLLNNYYHDVKTFFDFIIWVTVSKSPTIRNLQNEVGKRLSIEINADESDDRIGRTLFRRLEGKKYLLLLDDVWDEVDLSVVGFPNADQQNGCKVVLTTRKKEVCRKMGTDAEVPVSVLPNEEAWEMFSSGVGHVATLSTIKSYAQDIVTECGGLPLALKVVCGALRKEENVNVWRNFLRKLRSPATSVIEDLNDKVFKVLKVSYDRLKNIEEKKCLLFCGLYPEDSMIEKSRLIGYWRAERIFSGKLTLEQALDEGEAILQALIDASLLEKCDEDDSVKMHDVVRDMVLAITSLQGEEPTHLVRAGISSEMIPQEVEWKNATRISFMNRDLRSLPESPNCPKLLTLLLQGNENLEVIPETFFNNMPSLRVLDLSHTCIKSLPTSISKLDDLRELVLLDCEDLEALPKEITALKELEVLYVGRSKWEISQMGMKSEELIIPLGMICGIPHIEVIELTSRLSDESTEIIAKELSNLVSLSSLAFDFHIVGNLQHFLQNSIPWKERRLTQFVFLSGKCPHQLYEHYRWLLQWSKNDKRLLGYEGGGEEGDSGLPPAIEDVLIRSNGFLLSRQGKLKALSELGTQNTDELRYCQIRECVALETIVNRNGFEMSAFSNLEELFLRDLSNLKSILCLEMEEGQSSPPPPPLNANSFTNLTQLVVSRCPLIEHLFSSGFMLQQMSNLKELSVGNCRGLKGMIPEDEKVDYEALPKLSCLYLGLLPEFVNLFEGVPTCWQSLDNVQISDTPKLRKLPFDTNSAPNLNAIVGNDQEWWDALEWDNHAAKLQFIKWP; from the exons ATGGCTGACG TTGCTGCAGCTTCCATCCCACCTGCCTGGGAGATTGGGAAGTGCTTATGGGATCCAATTGCTAGGCGCATCAATTACGCCAGACAATTGACGAACAATTGGGAAGCACTTTCCAAGAAAGCATCGGAATTACGTTCCAAGAAAGATGACATTGATACTGAAATTGAAAGATTCCGTCTGCAGAGAACTCCAACCCAGGAATGTGATAATTGGAGAAATGAGGTGGCAGAAATGGAGAATAAGGTTACGACCTTACAACAAGAGTTCAATGTTGAGAAGAAATGTGCTTGGGGATTATGTCCAGACATTTTTGAGCGTATAAAGCTTGGTAAGCGAGTGGTAAATATGATCACTAAGATTGACCTACTCATAgaaaagaagtttgaaaatgGATTTCTCATTGATTTACCACCAGCTAAAGTTGAGAGGAGGCCAGACCCTGCTTTGAAATTGACAACGTCTGCATATGATACACAGGACATGGTACTGGATAAACTTCGAGATGAGAGACCTGCAAAGATTGGTATTTGGGGAATGGGAGGAGTAGGTAAGACAGCTGTCTTGCAACTCTTGAACAATTATTACCATGACGTCAAAACGTTTTTTGATTTTATCATATGGGTAACTGTATCCAAATCCCCGACCATTCGAAATCTACAAAACGAAGTGGGGAAGCGGTTGTCAATAGAAATAAATGCTGACGAGTCTGATGATAGAATTGGACGTACTTTATTTAGGAGACTTGAGGGCAAGAAATACCTTTTGCTTTTAGACGATGTTTGGGATGAGGTGGATTTAAGTGTTGTAGGGTTCCCCAATGCCGATCAACAAAATGGTTGCAAAGTTGTTTTGACAACCCGAAAAAAAGAAGTTTGCCGGAAGATGGGAACTGATGCTGAAGTACCCGTTTCAGTTTTGCCAAACGAAGAAGCATGGGAGATGTTTTCCTCTGGAGTGGGTCACGTTGCAACGCTTTCAACCATCAAGTCATATGCCCAAGATATTGTTACAGAATGTGGTGGCTTGCCACTAGCGTTGAAAGTCGTTTGCGGTGCACTACGGAAAGAGGAAAATGTGAATGTATGGAGgaatttcttaagaaaattaAGGTCACCTGCTACATCAGTCATTGAAGACTTGAATGACAAAGTGTTTAAGGTATTAAAGGTAAGCTATGACCGGTTAAAGAATATTGAGGAAAAGAAATGTCTTTTGTTCTGTGGATTGTATCCAGAAGATTCCATGATTGAAAAATCAAGATTGATAGGATATTGGAGAGCAGAAAGGATTTTTTCAGGTAAACTTACTTTGGAACAGGCACTTGATGAGGGAGAAGCTATATTGCAAGCTCTTATAGATGCGTCTTTGTTGGAGAAATGTGATGAAGATGACTCTGTGAAGATGCACGATGTTGTTCGAGACATGGTATTGGCAATAACTTCCCTGCAAGGAGAGGAACCCACACATCTGGTGCGAGCTGGAATTTCTTCAGAGATGATTCCACAGGAGGTGGAATGGAAAAATGCAACACGAATATCCTTTATGAATCGTGACTTGCGCAGCTTGCCAGAATCACCAAATTGCCCGAAGCTACTGACATTGTTGCTTCAAGGAAACGAAAATTTAGAGGTGATTCCAGAAACTTTCTTTAATAACATGCCCAGCCTCCGAGTGTTGGATCTGTCACACACCTGTATTAAATCGTTGCCAACTTCAATATCTAAATTGGACGATCTTCGAGAACTAGTCCTTTTAGATTGCGAAGATTTGGAGGCTCTCCCCAAAGAGATTACTGCACTCAAGGAGCTGGAAGTCCTTTATGTTGGACGATCTAAATGGGAAATTAGCCAGATGGGGATGAAAAGTGAAGAGTTAATTATTCCTCTTGGGATGATATGTGGGATTCCTCATATTGAAGTAATTGAACTTACAAGTCGATTGAGCGATGAAAGTACAGAAATTATTGCGAAAGAACTGAGCAACTTGGTTTCACTTTCTTCTCTTGCATTTGACTTCCACATAGTAGGTAATCTTCAGCACTTCCTGCAAAATAGCATACCATGGAAAGAGAGAAGACTGACGCAATTCGTTTTCTTATCTGGGAAATGTCCACACCAATTATACGAACATTATCGTTGGTTACTTCAATGGAGTAAGAATGATAAGAGGCTTCTAGGTtatgaaggaggaggagaagaaggggATAGTGGCCTTCCCCCAGCTATAGAGGATGTACTTATCCGTTCAAATGGCTTTCTTTTAAGTAGGCAGGGAAAACTCAAAGCTCTATCAGAATTGGGCACGCAAAACACAGATGAGTTAAGATATTGCCAAATTCGAGAATGTGTTGCACTCGAAACAATAGTCAATAGAAATGGGTTTGAAATGAGCGCTTTTTCTAATTTAGAAGAATTGTTTCTGCGCGACCTATCGAATTTGAAGTCCATTCTTTGTTTGGAGATGGAGGAGGGAcaatcatcaccaccaccaccaccgttaAATGCAAACAGCTTTACCAATCTAACACAATTGGTCGTATCGCGTTGTCCACTAATTGAGCACCTTTTCTCAAGTGGATTCATGCTACAACAAATGTCCAACTTGAAAGAGTTGAGTGTCGGAAATTGTCGGGGACTCAAGGGGATGATTCCAGAGGATGAAAAGGTGGACTATGAGGCTCTACCCAAATTGTCTTGTTTGTACCTCGGTCTTTTGCCTGAATTTGTCAACCTTTTTGAAGGTGTTCCCACGTGTTGGCAGTCACTGGATAATGTGCAAATATCGGATACTCCTAAGCTGAGGAAACTCCCCTTTGACACTAATAGCGCTCCTAATTTGAACGCAATTGTGGGAAATGATCAAGAGTGGTGGGATGCATTAGAGTGGGACAACCATGCCGCCAAATTACAATTTATTAAGTGGCcctga
- the LOC131311095 gene encoding disease resistance protein At4g27190-like isoform X3 — protein sequence MENKVTTLQQEFNVEKKCAWGLCPDIFERIKLGKRVVNMITKIDLLIEKKFENGFLIDLPPAKVERRPDPALKLTTSAYDTQDMVLDKLRDERPAKIGIWGMGGVGKTAVLQLLNNYYHDVKTFFDFIIWVTVSKSPTIRNLQNEVGKRLSIEINADESDDRIGRTLFRRLEGKKYLLLLDDVWDEVDLSVVGFPNADQQNGCKVVLTTRKKEVCRKMGTDAEVPVSVLPNEEAWEMFSSGVGHVATLSTIKSYAQDIVTECGGLPLALKVVCGALRKEENVNVWRNFLRKLRSPATSVIEDLNDKVFKVLKVSYDRLKNIEEKKCLLFCGLYPEDSMIEKSRLIGYWRAERIFSGKLTLEQALDEGEAILQALIDASLLEKCDEDDSVKMHDVVRDMVLAITSLQGEEPTHLVRAGISSEMIPQEVEWKNATRISFMNRDLRSLPESPNCPKLLTLLLQGNENLEVIPETFFNNMPSLRVLDLSHTCIKSLPTSISKLDDLRELVLLDCEDLEALPKEITALKELEVLYVGRSKWEISQMGMKSEELIIPLGMICGIPHIEVIELTSRLSDESTEIIAKELSNLVSLSSLAFDFHIVGNLQHFLQNSIPWKERRLTQFVFLSGKCPHQLYEHYRWLLQWSKNDKRLLGYEGGGEEGDSGLPPAIEDVLIRSNGFLLSRQGKLKALSELGTQNTDELRYCQIRECVALETIVNRNGFEMSAFSNLEELFLRDLSNLKSILCLEMEEGQSSPPPPPLNANSFTNLTQLVVSRCPLIEHLFSSGFMLQQMSNLKELSVGNCRGLKGMIPEDEKVDYEALPKLSCLYLGLLPEFVNLFEGVPTCWQSLDNVQISDTPKLRKLPFDTNSAPNLNAIVGNDQEWWDALEWDNHAAKLQFIKWP from the coding sequence ATGGAGAATAAGGTTACGACCTTACAACAAGAGTTCAATGTTGAGAAGAAATGTGCTTGGGGATTATGTCCAGACATTTTTGAGCGTATAAAGCTTGGTAAGCGAGTGGTAAATATGATCACTAAGATTGACCTACTCATAgaaaagaagtttgaaaatgGATTTCTCATTGATTTACCACCAGCTAAAGTTGAGAGGAGGCCAGACCCTGCTTTGAAATTGACAACGTCTGCATATGATACACAGGACATGGTACTGGATAAACTTCGAGATGAGAGACCTGCAAAGATTGGTATTTGGGGAATGGGAGGAGTAGGTAAGACAGCTGTCTTGCAACTCTTGAACAATTATTACCATGACGTCAAAACGTTTTTTGATTTTATCATATGGGTAACTGTATCCAAATCCCCGACCATTCGAAATCTACAAAACGAAGTGGGGAAGCGGTTGTCAATAGAAATAAATGCTGACGAGTCTGATGATAGAATTGGACGTACTTTATTTAGGAGACTTGAGGGCAAGAAATACCTTTTGCTTTTAGACGATGTTTGGGATGAGGTGGATTTAAGTGTTGTAGGGTTCCCCAATGCCGATCAACAAAATGGTTGCAAAGTTGTTTTGACAACCCGAAAAAAAGAAGTTTGCCGGAAGATGGGAACTGATGCTGAAGTACCCGTTTCAGTTTTGCCAAACGAAGAAGCATGGGAGATGTTTTCCTCTGGAGTGGGTCACGTTGCAACGCTTTCAACCATCAAGTCATATGCCCAAGATATTGTTACAGAATGTGGTGGCTTGCCACTAGCGTTGAAAGTCGTTTGCGGTGCACTACGGAAAGAGGAAAATGTGAATGTATGGAGgaatttcttaagaaaattaAGGTCACCTGCTACATCAGTCATTGAAGACTTGAATGACAAAGTGTTTAAGGTATTAAAGGTAAGCTATGACCGGTTAAAGAATATTGAGGAAAAGAAATGTCTTTTGTTCTGTGGATTGTATCCAGAAGATTCCATGATTGAAAAATCAAGATTGATAGGATATTGGAGAGCAGAAAGGATTTTTTCAGGTAAACTTACTTTGGAACAGGCACTTGATGAGGGAGAAGCTATATTGCAAGCTCTTATAGATGCGTCTTTGTTGGAGAAATGTGATGAAGATGACTCTGTGAAGATGCACGATGTTGTTCGAGACATGGTATTGGCAATAACTTCCCTGCAAGGAGAGGAACCCACACATCTGGTGCGAGCTGGAATTTCTTCAGAGATGATTCCACAGGAGGTGGAATGGAAAAATGCAACACGAATATCCTTTATGAATCGTGACTTGCGCAGCTTGCCAGAATCACCAAATTGCCCGAAGCTACTGACATTGTTGCTTCAAGGAAACGAAAATTTAGAGGTGATTCCAGAAACTTTCTTTAATAACATGCCCAGCCTCCGAGTGTTGGATCTGTCACACACCTGTATTAAATCGTTGCCAACTTCAATATCTAAATTGGACGATCTTCGAGAACTAGTCCTTTTAGATTGCGAAGATTTGGAGGCTCTCCCCAAAGAGATTACTGCACTCAAGGAGCTGGAAGTCCTTTATGTTGGACGATCTAAATGGGAAATTAGCCAGATGGGGATGAAAAGTGAAGAGTTAATTATTCCTCTTGGGATGATATGTGGGATTCCTCATATTGAAGTAATTGAACTTACAAGTCGATTGAGCGATGAAAGTACAGAAATTATTGCGAAAGAACTGAGCAACTTGGTTTCACTTTCTTCTCTTGCATTTGACTTCCACATAGTAGGTAATCTTCAGCACTTCCTGCAAAATAGCATACCATGGAAAGAGAGAAGACTGACGCAATTCGTTTTCTTATCTGGGAAATGTCCACACCAATTATACGAACATTATCGTTGGTTACTTCAATGGAGTAAGAATGATAAGAGGCTTCTAGGTtatgaaggaggaggagaagaaggggATAGTGGCCTTCCCCCAGCTATAGAGGATGTACTTATCCGTTCAAATGGCTTTCTTTTAAGTAGGCAGGGAAAACTCAAAGCTCTATCAGAATTGGGCACGCAAAACACAGATGAGTTAAGATATTGCCAAATTCGAGAATGTGTTGCACTCGAAACAATAGTCAATAGAAATGGGTTTGAAATGAGCGCTTTTTCTAATTTAGAAGAATTGTTTCTGCGCGACCTATCGAATTTGAAGTCCATTCTTTGTTTGGAGATGGAGGAGGGAcaatcatcaccaccaccaccaccgttaAATGCAAACAGCTTTACCAATCTAACACAATTGGTCGTATCGCGTTGTCCACTAATTGAGCACCTTTTCTCAAGTGGATTCATGCTACAACAAATGTCCAACTTGAAAGAGTTGAGTGTCGGAAATTGTCGGGGACTCAAGGGGATGATTCCAGAGGATGAAAAGGTGGACTATGAGGCTCTACCCAAATTGTCTTGTTTGTACCTCGGTCTTTTGCCTGAATTTGTCAACCTTTTTGAAGGTGTTCCCACGTGTTGGCAGTCACTGGATAATGTGCAAATATCGGATACTCCTAAGCTGAGGAAACTCCCCTTTGACACTAATAGCGCTCCTAATTTGAACGCAATTGTGGGAAATGATCAAGAGTGGTGGGATGCATTAGAGTGGGACAACCATGCCGCCAAATTACAATTTATTAAGTGGCcctga